In the genome of Paramisgurnus dabryanus chromosome 18, PD_genome_1.1, whole genome shotgun sequence, one region contains:
- the LOC135776668 gene encoding uncharacterized protein, producing MRPRSRLLAKRGLPTIREGYEELVQDLNQTNSQHTTTQDYFLSICHLARPTFPLHEPDYDILSIGPLNSPKPCLRLHRLRQNLQPPQPCTSTSSDCAVQQPQREKEITKCATSEPLQSQAPEETNACRADGPHPTDPLEYLYSHRGSLASTPRRGSIPPHRPRCDTFPCLSSAPVTQRKSSCPELCLAETSTSATVLQRSPLNRKKLDDCNLVTRSIVPNKLDGAPAGWRGKSSRCMDKQTIVSHWIAECRSAWKEARIRACMLPAIAEK from the coding sequence ATGCGTCCCAGGTCCAGATTACTGGCGAAACGAGGCCTCCCCACCATCAGGGAGGGCTATGAGGAACTGGTGCAAGATCTGAACCAGACCAACAGTCAGCACACTACTACACAAGATTACTTCCTCTCCATCTGCCATCTGGCCCGGCCCACTTTCCCTTTACATGAGCCCGACTACGACATTCTTTCCATCGGCCCTTTGAACTCCCCAAAGCCCTGCCTACGACTGCACCGCCTACGCCAGAATCTGCAACCTCCACAACCGTGCACCTCCACAAGTAGTGACTGCGCAGTTCAGCAACcccagagagagaaagaaatcaCAAAATGTGCTACATCAGAACCGCTGCAGTCCCAAGCACCTGAAGAAACTAATGCATGCAGGGCTGATGGCCCACACCCTACTGATCCACTGGAATACCTCTACAGCCACAGGGGTTCACTAGCATCCACCCCTAGAAGGGGCAGCATTCCCCCACACAGGCCACGGTGCGACACCTTCCCATGTCTCTCATCCGCACCAGTCACACAGCGCAAGAGCAGTTGCCCGGAGCTCTGTCTAGCAGAGACGAGCACTTCAGCCACAGTCTTGCAGCGGTCGCCCCTTAACAGGAAGAAGCTGGATGATTGCAACCTGGTCACACGCAGCATTGTTCCCAATAAGCTCGATGGCGCCCCTGCTGGTTGGCGGGGGAAGAGCAGTCGCTGCATGGACAAACAGACCATAGTGTCGCACTGGATCGCCGAGTGTCGCAGTGCATGGAAGGAGGCCCGCATTCGTGCATGCATGCTGCCCGCCATCGCCGAGAAGTAA